One genomic window of Bacillota bacterium includes the following:
- a CDS encoding FAD-dependent oxidoreductase has product MRIAVIGGGFSGLLAAYLLEQKGIKTTVFEREDNLGGHCQTLVSKNFRVELGTAFFLNDHIKELLAELDVSYTARHSYRDFVDKSYARVPLLPEHEIALLMSELARLEVLLTKYGGFDGETTYGYVHEDLNVPLSEFLSGHDFKAVHRVIAPHLSAYGFGSIDEVQAYYALNAFDLRTINQFMRGEKLLFINEGTADIIAKLSCHITDIRYTEVSGIAPQGGRVQVSTAYGIDTFDKVLISTVVSPTAIQDEPARAFMQRLSTNDYVSCAFEIANKNRVTTYYLDNLGQQNALQFFHAYKQKERTIAVAYAYGLLDQHFITAIHHELQASGIVVKHLIAARQWRIFPHLKKEALHGATYTDITQQKESRPIYFIGSLITKPSISHLYLSVKGFVEQTF; this is encoded by the coding sequence ATGCGGATAGCTGTCATCGGCGGAGGCTTTAGCGGCCTGCTTGCCGCCTACTTACTCGAGCAAAAGGGTATCAAAACCACTGTCTTTGAGCGCGAAGATAACCTTGGCGGCCACTGCCAAACCCTGGTCAGCAAGAACTTTCGGGTGGAACTTGGCACCGCCTTTTTTCTTAACGACCACATTAAGGAGCTGCTCGCAGAGCTCGATGTCAGCTACACTGCTCGCCACAGTTACCGAGACTTTGTCGACAAGAGCTACGCCCGCGTCCCCTTGCTGCCGGAGCACGAAATCGCTCTCCTCATGTCCGAGCTAGCGCGACTTGAAGTCTTGTTGACCAAGTACGGTGGCTTTGATGGCGAGACTACCTACGGCTATGTACACGAGGACCTAAATGTGCCCTTGAGTGAGTTCTTATCCGGCCACGATTTTAAAGCCGTGCACCGCGTTATAGCTCCGCACCTCTCGGCCTATGGCTTTGGCAGCATCGACGAAGTACAAGCTTACTACGCGCTTAATGCCTTCGACCTTAGGACCATCAACCAATTTATGCGCGGCGAAAAGCTCCTTTTCATCAATGAGGGAACTGCAGATATCATTGCGAAATTGAGCTGCCACATTACCGACATCCGCTACACCGAGGTCAGTGGCATCGCGCCGCAGGGCGGCAGAGTACAGGTTAGCACTGCCTACGGCATAGACACCTTCGACAAGGTGCTCATATCTACGGTGGTGTCCCCTACTGCCATCCAAGATGAACCGGCTCGCGCGTTCATGCAAAGGCTAAGCACCAATGACTACGTGTCTTGTGCCTTTGAGATCGCCAACAAGAATCGAGTGACCACCTACTACCTCGACAATCTGGGCCAGCAAAATGCACTGCAATTTTTTCACGCCTACAAACAAAAAGAGCGCACCATTGCCGTGGCCTATGCATACGGCCTCCTAGACCAACACTTTATCACCGCTATCCACCACGAACTGCAGGCCTCGGGCATAGTCGTAAAGCATCTCATCGCGGCCAGGCAGTGGCGCATCTTCCCCCACCTAAAAAAGGAGGCCCTGCACGGAGCTACCTACACAGATATTACCCAACAAAAAGAGAGCCGACCTATCTACTTCATCGGCTCCCTAATCACCAAACCCTCAATCTCCCACCTCTACTTGTCGGTAAAGGGCTTCGTCGAGCAGACATTCTAG
- a CDS encoding SMI1/KNR4 family protein has translation MWRQCVLKAAAGNPNVKLNPPADNSDILAAERALGIRFPSDLVEMLRQVDGDNYFLLSCRQIVDVNLRLRSVTAWMPLDCLLFVAGNGCGDYFGYPITGDGVKETEIFMWEHEYDNRIFKANGLREAVENYYKDTI, from the coding sequence ATGTGGAGACAATGTGTGCTAAAGGCCGCGGCTGGTAATCCGAACGTAAAGCTAAACCCGCCAGCGGACAATAGCGACATCCTAGCAGCCGAGAGAGCACTAGGCATTCGTTTTCCGTCCGATTTAGTAGAGATGCTTAGGCAAGTTGATGGCGACAATTACTTCTTGTTATCATGTCGGCAGATCGTTGATGTTAATCTAAGGCTGCGCAGCGTAACCGCCTGGATGCCGCTTGACTGCTTGTTATTTGTGGCTGGTAACGGATGTGGGGATTATTTTGGCTACCCTATCACTGGAGACGGCGTTAAGGAGACAGAGATATTTATGTGGGAGCACGAGTACGACAACCGCATCTTCAAGGCCAATGGGTTGCGCGAAGCAGTAGAAAACTACTACAAAGACACTATCTAG
- a CDS encoding ABC transporter ATP-binding protein, with the protein MPDFTMFDGAGSFAKAKDTKKTVRLLLAYTRKFLPQISLAVMAAITGTILSLVGPDRLAALTDLITAGLMTSVDIGRVTSIGFSLVVIYFASAVLWALQGQIMATVTQKLSQRMRQDLAQKINRLPMWFFSKNTTGDTLSRITNDVDALGNNLNQSLTTLIASLTMLVGALVMMLLMNWIMTVAAVASVAFGFGIMMAIMKVSQKHFDGQQKYLGIINGHIEETFTAHTIVKAYNAEKQMSQVFAEQNAHLERSAFKAQFLSGLMMPIMSFVENIGYVAVIVVGAALALGGHTSLGDIVAFLLYIRFFTQPLTQIAQLAQGLQVAAAASERIFEFLGAEEMADQGETRDAVVAAAGTVEFRKVNFSYEHTGKVIIKDFSAKAVRGQKVAIVGPTGAGKTTLVNLLMRFNEVNEGEILIDGVPTSRMTREHVRSLFCMVLQDTWLFDGTIKENVIYNKQNVSDEAVERACKAVGLHHFIRTLPNGYDTALSDKVNLSMGQRQQIAIARAMIDDAPMLILDEATSSIDTRTELHIQQAMDMLMQGRTSFVIAHRLSTIRNADLILVLNDGDIVESGKHDELMDKGGFYAELYNSQFAVA; encoded by the coding sequence ATGCCTGATTTCACGATGTTTGATGGAGCAGGCAGTTTTGCGAAGGCGAAAGACACCAAGAAAACAGTGAGATTATTGCTCGCCTATACACGCAAATTTCTGCCCCAAATCTCACTAGCTGTCATGGCGGCCATTACCGGAACGATACTTTCGTTAGTTGGCCCAGATAGGCTAGCGGCGCTCACTGACTTGATAACAGCGGGACTGATGACTTCAGTTGATATTGGTCGGGTAACATCAATAGGGTTCAGTTTGGTCGTAATTTACTTTGCTAGCGCCGTTTTGTGGGCCTTGCAAGGGCAGATCATGGCCACGGTAACGCAAAAATTGTCGCAACGGATGCGCCAAGATCTTGCCCAAAAAATTAACCGGCTGCCCATGTGGTTTTTTAGCAAGAACACAACAGGCGACACCTTGTCGCGCATCACCAACGATGTAGACGCGCTAGGGAACAACTTAAATCAAAGCCTGACGACTCTTATCGCGTCATTGACCATGCTCGTGGGTGCTCTTGTCATGATGCTACTGATGAATTGGATAATGACGGTGGCGGCAGTTGCTTCGGTCGCCTTCGGGTTTGGCATCATGATGGCCATCATGAAAGTGTCGCAAAAGCACTTTGACGGCCAGCAAAAGTACCTTGGCATAATAAACGGCCATATCGAAGAAACATTCACAGCCCATACCATCGTCAAGGCATACAATGCCGAGAAGCAGATGTCTCAAGTCTTTGCGGAACAGAATGCCCATTTAGAGCGAAGTGCCTTTAAGGCTCAGTTTCTTTCGGGGCTGATGATGCCGATCATGAGTTTTGTAGAAAATATAGGCTATGTTGCGGTCATCGTAGTGGGTGCAGCCTTAGCCCTAGGTGGCCATACATCCTTAGGGGATATAGTTGCCTTTTTGCTCTACATCCGTTTCTTCACCCAACCTCTAACTCAAATTGCGCAGCTAGCACAGGGTTTGCAGGTCGCAGCAGCGGCAAGTGAGCGGATTTTTGAATTCCTTGGCGCAGAAGAAATGGCAGATCAAGGCGAAACAAGAGATGCCGTTGTGGCGGCTGCTGGCACGGTGGAGTTTAGGAAGGTAAACTTCAGCTACGAGCACACCGGCAAGGTCATCATCAAGGACTTTTCGGCCAAGGCGGTACGCGGGCAGAAGGTGGCCATTGTCGGCCCAACGGGTGCGGGTAAAACAACACTTGTCAATCTGCTCATGCGCTTTAATGAAGTCAATGAGGGTGAAATTTTGATCGATGGCGTACCCACTAGTCGGATGACCAGAGAGCATGTTCGTTCCCTTTTTTGTATGGTGTTGCAGGATACCTGGCTCTTCGATGGAACTATAAAGGAGAATGTCATCTACAACAAACAAAATGTGTCGGATGAGGCAGTGGAGAGGGCGTGCAAAGCTGTCGGGCTGCATCACTTCATTCGCACCTTGCCAAATGGCTACGATACCGCTCTCAGTGATAAAGTAAACCTCTCCATGGGGCAACGGCAACAGATTGCTATCGCCAGGGCCATGATTGACGATGCCCCCATGTTGATTTTGGATGAAGCTACAAGCTCTATTGATACACGAACTGAGCTGCATATTCAGCAGGCTATGGATATGTTGATGCAAGGGCGGACTTCATTTGTTATCGCTCACCGCCTGTCAACGATAAGAAATGCCGACTTGATCTTGGTCCTAAATGACGGAGACATTGTCGAGAGCGGTAAGCACGATGAGCTTATGGACAAGGGCGGATTCTACGCGGAGCTTTACAACAGTCAATTTGCTGTGGCGTGA